The Pseudomonadota bacterium genome has a window encoding:
- a CDS encoding SAM-dependent methyltransferase, which yields MSLNWARARQLLADGDLRSLFIDALGWDHYTTPLDITIDGSILTLPALAHKRGMVAYQCATPSAQSLADYAQRRKIEHQVGKAAHEHLIVFTDAANQTQIWQWVKREPGKPAACRERTFHRSQPGDALVQKLEAIAFTLEEEERLSLTDVTRRTRAGFDVERVTKRFYDRFQKEHTAFLRFITGITDRADHEWYASVMMNRLMFVYFIQRKGFLDNDRDYLRNRLNRMRNAHGEDKFYSFYRYFLLRLFHEGLGGRQRSPELEKLIGRIPYLDGGIFDVHELERPDRYGKSIQIPDDAFEHIFDYFDQYQWHLDERPLRADNEINPDVLGYIFEKYINQKQMGAYYTKEDITEYISKNTVVPFLFDAARSKCKVAFENPKGPTVWDILKDDPDRYIYEPVRHGVTWNYIPRDPNQGEPLAHPLELPLDIAAGLNPPSLQQPVGDGPVQTLELRKGWNKTAPAEYGLPTETWREVVARRRRYEEIKAKLGAGEVRDVNDLITLNLDIRQFAQDVIENCEGPELLRAFWHAIEKVTILDPTCGSGAFLFAALNILEPLYEACLDRMQAFVEDLERSGEKHRPEKFSDFRKVLAHVAAHPNRRYFILKSIILNNLFGVDIMEEAVEICKLRLFLKLAAQVEPDTARGNLGIEPLPDIDFNIRAGNTLVGYATYDEVLKQAEGDWVREQAIESIKITAADLQQPFDAFRARQVEGDGSVPTEDKQKLRRRLNALGDELDCYLATEYGVEPSKKDAYAKWLKSHQPFHWFVEFYGIMSGGGFDVIIGNPPYVEYAKVKADYRVVESTYSCLQCGNLYALVLERCCRMINGNARVGMIVQLSAICTDRMQPLQVVYRRSFTSIWAACYDDRPAKLFDGLEHIRATIILSHHGAGTAMHICTTNLLRWYSEYRDGVFQLLRFGPVSDVCISGSFPKLGDPALGSTIRRARAMPSTMESVHRLGSPDAVYYYRSPLYWIRSMNFLPHFDSGAASRSVHHFKDFGLRDKRLAPIVGCVINSTTFYTWFMAYGNGRNVAIRDVTTFPGPNSLFTDESATEFRCSPG from the coding sequence CCCGCTGGACATCACAATCGATGGCTCGATCCTGACGCTCCCAGCGCTGGCACACAAGCGCGGCATGGTGGCATACCAGTGTGCAACGCCTTCCGCCCAGTCCCTGGCAGACTATGCCCAACGCCGCAAGATCGAGCACCAGGTCGGCAAGGCCGCGCACGAGCACCTGATCGTCTTCACCGATGCTGCGAACCAGACGCAGATTTGGCAATGGGTGAAGCGCGAGCCAGGCAAGCCCGCAGCGTGCCGCGAGCGTACCTTTCATCGCTCCCAGCCCGGCGACGCACTGGTGCAGAAGCTCGAGGCGATCGCCTTCACGCTGGAAGAGGAGGAACGCCTTTCACTGACCGACGTGACCCGCCGCACCCGCGCCGGGTTCGACGTCGAGCGCGTCACCAAACGCTTTTACGACCGGTTCCAGAAAGAGCACACTGCCTTCCTCAGATTCATCACCGGCATCACCGATCGCGCCGATCATGAGTGGTATGCCTCAGTGATGATGAACCGCCTGATGTTCGTCTACTTCATCCAGCGCAAGGGCTTCCTCGACAACGACCGTGACTACCTCCGCAACCGGCTTAATCGGATGCGTAACGCGCACGGTGAGGACAAGTTCTATTCCTTTTATCGCTACTTCCTACTGCGCCTGTTCCATGAAGGGCTGGGCGGCAGGCAACGCAGTCCCGAACTCGAAAAGCTCATCGGCCGCATCCCTTACCTCGACGGCGGCATCTTCGATGTCCACGAGCTCGAACGGCCCGATCGCTACGGCAAGAGCATTCAGATCCCGGATGATGCCTTCGAGCATATCTTCGACTACTTCGACCAGTACCAGTGGCACCTCGACGAGCGGCCGCTGCGCGCCGACAACGAGATCAACCCGGATGTGCTGGGCTACATCTTCGAGAAGTACATCAACCAGAAGCAGATGGGGGCTTACTACACCAAGGAGGACATCACCGAGTACATCAGCAAGAACACCGTGGTCCCGTTCCTCTTCGACGCCGCCCGCAGCAAGTGCAAGGTGGCGTTCGAAAACCCCAAGGGCCCGACCGTCTGGGATATATTGAAGGACGACCCCGACCGGTACATATACGAGCCTGTCCGTCACGGCGTGACCTGGAACTACATCCCGCGCGATCCCAACCAGGGTGAGCCCCTTGCCCATCCTCTGGAACTCCCGCTCGACATCGCAGCCGGGCTCAACCCCCCCAGCTTGCAGCAGCCTGTGGGCGACGGCCCCGTCCAGACACTGGAACTGCGCAAGGGCTGGAACAAAACCGCACCCGCTGAATACGGCCTTCCTACTGAGACCTGGCGCGAGGTCGTGGCGCGGCGCAGGCGCTACGAGGAGATCAAGGCCAAGCTTGGGGCCGGCGAAGTCCGCGACGTCAACGACCTGATCACCCTCAACCTCGACATCCGCCAGTTCGCGCAGGACGTGATCGAAAACTGCGAAGGCCCGGAATTGCTCCGCGCCTTCTGGCACGCTATTGAGAAGGTCACGATCCTCGACCCGACCTGTGGCTCGGGCGCGTTCCTTTTCGCCGCGCTCAATATCCTGGAGCCTCTCTACGAAGCCTGTCTCGACCGCATGCAGGCGTTCGTCGAGGACCTCGAACGCTCCGGTGAGAAGCACCGCCCCGAGAAGTTCTCCGACTTCCGCAAGGTGCTGGCGCACGTGGCCGCCCATCCCAACCGCCGCTATTTCATCTTGAAAAGTATCATCCTCAACAACCTCTTCGGCGTGGACATCATGGAAGAGGCGGTCGAGATCTGTAAGCTCCGCCTCTTCCTCAAGCTCGCCGCACAGGTCGAACCAGACACGGCACGCGGTAATCTCGGCATCGAGCCGCTGCCGGACATTGATTTCAACATCCGCGCCGGTAACACGCTTGTGGGCTACGCTACCTATGACGAGGTTCTGAAGCAAGCGGAAGGCGACTGGGTTCGCGAACAGGCGATAGAGAGCATCAAGATCACGGCCGCGGACCTGCAGCAGCCCTTCGACGCCTTTCGCGCGCGGCAGGTTGAGGGCGACGGCTCGGTGCCCACCGAGGACAAGCAGAAGCTTCGCAGGCGTTTGAACGCGCTCGGTGATGAGCTCGACTGCTACCTCGCGACCGAATACGGCGTGGAACCGTCGAAGAAAGATGCCTATGCCAAGTGGCTCAAGTCACATCAGCCGTTCCACTGGTTCGTGGAGTTCTACGGAATCATGAGCGGCGGTGGGTTCGACGTGATTATCGGGAATCCGCCATACGTGGAGTATGCAAAGGTCAAGGCTGACTACCGAGTCGTTGAATCAACCTACTCCTGTTTGCAGTGTGGGAATCTCTATGCGCTTGTGCTTGAGCGCTGCTGCCGGATGATCAACGGGAACGCCCGCGTCGGGATGATCGTTCAACTATCCGCCATCTGTACCGATCGGATGCAACCCCTACAAGTAGTGTATCGCCGCTCTTTTACCAGCATTTGGGCAGCCTGCTACGACGATCGTCCCGCCAAGCTGTTCGATGGGCTGGAGCACATTCGAGCAACGATAATCCTGAGCCATCATGGTGCAGGGACGGCAATGCATATCTGTACCACAAATCTTCTGCGGTGGTATAGCGAATATCGGGATGGTGTATTTCAACTGCTTCGCTTTGGACCCGTCTCGGACGTTTGCATTTCTGGGAGCTTCCCGAAGCTTGGAGATCCCGCGTTGGGAAGCACTATCCGAAGGGCGCGTGCAATGCCGAGCACGATGGAGTCGGTTCATCGGCTCGGTTCGCCGGACGCGGTTTACTATTACCGAAGCCCCCTATACTGGATTCGCTCGATGAACTTCCTTCCGCATTTCGACTCCGGTGCTGCATCGAGGTCAGTGCATCACTTCAAGGACTTCGGGCTTCGGGACAAGCGCCTCGCTCCCATTGTCGGATGCGTCATCAACAGCACAACTTTCTACACGTGGTTTATGGCCTACGGTAACGGCCGCAATGTCGCCATACGTGACGTCACCACGTTTCCGGGACCAAACAGTCTCTTCACCGACGAAAGCGCGACCGAGTTTCGTTGTTCTCCAGGCTGA
- a CDS encoding YgiT-type zinc finger protein, with product MSTFQCDVCGGETARNEFVSEVLEVDGRRVLVEHIPAQVCTRCSEPAFSRESTERIRLIVRGAGRPARTIHWTCSSLRRTILRIFGITASRGRSSTASSTTTSSTAWAATRRASG from the coding sequence ATGTCAACGTTCCAATGCGACGTCTGCGGCGGGGAAACCGCCAGGAACGAGTTTGTGAGCGAAGTGCTGGAAGTGGATGGCCGGCGCGTGTTGGTAGAGCATATCCCAGCGCAGGTCTGCACGCGCTGCAGTGAGCCGGCATTCTCGCGGGAGTCCACCGAGCGCATCCGTCTGATCGTCCGTGGCGCGGGCCGCCCCGCCAGGACCATCCATTGGACGTGTTCGAGCTTGCGTAGGACCATTCTCCGCATATTCGGCATTACGGCTTCGAGGGGGAGAAGCTCGACTGCATCATCAACTACGACATCAAGTACCGCATGGGCCGCGACGCGGAGGGCGAGCGGGTGA
- a CDS encoding DUF4258 domain-containing protein translates to MRVVTDCFGHRARLTDERLAHILEHPELKEMQAEIEQVLRQPRLVRRSRTDAPVRLFYAYYAQTLVGGKWLCVVVKYSENDAFVVTAYLTDKPKAGENLWPKK, encoded by the coding sequence ATGAGAGTCGTCACCGATTGTTTCGGGCACCGGGCGCGACTGACCGATGAGAGATTGGCGCACATCTTGGAGCATCCCGAACTGAAGGAGATGCAGGCGGAAATTGAGCAGGTGCTGCGGCAGCCGCGACTGGTGCGACGCTCGCGCACGGATGCTCCCGTGCGGCTCTTCTACGCTTATTATGCGCAGACGCTGGTCGGTGGCAAGTGGCTGTGCGTTGTGGTGAAATATAGCGAGAATGATGCATTTGTCGTCACGGCCTACTTGACGGACAAACCGAAAGCCGGAGAAAACCTATGGCCCAAAAAGTAA
- a CDS encoding DUF2283 domain-containing protein: MAQKVKVWFDAEADYLEVQFRESPGYMKETANAAVMERVDEQGQVVGFSVMGVSRFTRDKPLEAELVST; the protein is encoded by the coding sequence ATGGCCCAAAAAGTAAAAGTGTGGTTCGACGCGGAAGCGGATTACCTGGAGGTGCAGTTTCGCGAGAGTCCCGGGTATATGAAAGAAACTGCCAATGCTGCGGTCATGGAGCGGGTAGACGAACAGGGGCAGGTCGTCGGGTTTAGCGTGATGGGCGTCAGCCGGTTCACCAGAGACAAGCCATTGGAAGCGGAGTTGGTATCTACGTGA
- a CDS encoding DUF2283 domain-containing protein, which produces MRLNVDREADALYLRLDDSKIIESEEVSPGVVLDYNADHQMVGIELLQLSKRAPNLDAGKLLFETTPALVRR; this is translated from the coding sequence ATGAGATTAAACGTTGACCGCGAAGCCGACGCCCTCTATCTGCGTCTGGACGATTCCAAGATCATCGAGTCGGAGGAGGTCTCCCCCGGTGTGGTGCTGGATTACAACGCCGACCATCAGATGGTTGGCATCGAGCTCCTTCAACTTTCCAAGCGTGCGCCCAACCTGGATGCAGGGAAGCTCCTTTTCGAGACCACGCCCGCCCTGGTTCGCCGATAG
- a CDS encoding DNA-processing protein DprA: MTATKLALLEPTDAHWPTQLGERLGASAPRVLQAIGPVTLLAARRTALFCSARTPGDAILRTHDTARRLRDEGVTVISGFHSPIEKDCLRILLRGTQPIIVCPARAIEGMRIPPECRAAFEADRLLFLSPFTERPRRVTQGSAMRRNEVVAALADEGFLAHITPGGRTERMAEMLGRWGVRAIPNG; the protein is encoded by the coding sequence ATGACTGCGACCAAGCTTGCCTTGCTCGAGCCCACGGACGCGCACTGGCCGACACAACTGGGTGAGAGGCTCGGAGCGTCCGCTCCGCGGGTGTTGCAGGCCATCGGGCCGGTGACGCTCCTCGCCGCCCGTAGGACCGCCCTCTTCTGCTCTGCCCGCACACCCGGCGACGCCATCCTCCGCACCCACGATACCGCCCGGCGATTGCGCGATGAGGGCGTCACGGTCATCAGCGGCTTTCACTCGCCCATTGAGAAGGACTGCCTGCGCATCCTCCTGCGTGGCACGCAGCCGATCATCGTCTGCCCTGCCCGCGCCATCGAGGGAATGCGCATCCCGCCCGAATGCCGCGCCGCCTTCGAGGCGGATCGGCTGCTCTTCCTCTCCCCCTTCACCGAGCGACCCAGACGCGTCACCCAGGGATCGGCAATGCGCCGCAACGAGGTCGTCGCGGCCCTGGCCGACGAAGGGTTCCTCGCCCACATCACACCCGGCGGCCGGACGGAGCGGATGGCCGAGATGCTCGGACGCTGGGGAGTCCGGGCGATCCCAAACGGGTGA